The proteins below are encoded in one region of Triticum aestivum cultivar Chinese Spring chromosome 1B, IWGSC CS RefSeq v2.1, whole genome shotgun sequence:
- the LOC123114142 gene encoding uncharacterized protein isoform X1, whose protein sequence is MPCLEILQFEKVFEERQTHDRAMQVVQTRNLRETQLGGVIFGCKHETIEECFNKQLFGLPALHYSYVRNVKAGLPLFLFNYTDRKLHGVFEAASPGQNSIDPYAWSNDGTLRTPFPAQVRICTRTRYQPLFEVQYKKVIQDNYYTHHYFYFELDHAQTRALIALFKSVGPLNFKQVPAVSSKRSLAVPLPSTNRMSSGIPIQKKGTASLKDTNPSSVLSTSLPSTKRVAPVTPHQKKGRANSKDINPFSVLSSSSGIVPDDWVDSDVDSGSVTGTSDSKTDGKTSGELVSDWEDLDDNDFQNQFGADEASQHSSYKSVADGMELMQCNQSVANPVNGERHSSNGDMLVNSHNGIGNGVQNESDGVGVQLERSSILKKLKELVDLRQQAALSSHDFVYSSPDVYVPEEAQVNANLSGQDEYVPEKTQISADLSSQDEYVPEETRVNTSLPSQDEYVAEEIQVNANLPSQDEYVPEETQVNGSFPCQDQKVAEETHVNVDLPIQDQYVPEEAQANASLSTPSHHVPEETQANSSLSNKPLCSTVEDNSSFEQHHAKAELLRIITELAKKADALEKNQIKSDQEIISLKEVVKDSGRKVQQLEYRIDELQFKFDSSLSLQGSTCDNLDMPAIFLIGGYNGVTWLSSLDSFSPKKDILVSLTSMSSARSYASVAAMEGCIFVFGGGDGSSWYNTAECYNTRSNEWMICPCLNHEKGSLAGVSLNGKIYAMGGDGTQTFSEVEMFDPFLGKWICSPSMLQPRFALAAAESSGVIYVSGGFDGSKYLQSAERYDPREGFWVKLPSMKARRGCHAVAVLGEVLYAIGGYDGDSMVSSVEIFDPRLNAWRMGDPMSNPRGYASAVTFDDSLFVLGGLRSNEQILDTVEVYNVNSGWSVPGFNSIGKRSFASAIVM, encoded by the exons ATGCCCTGCCTAGAGATACTGCAGTTTGAAAA GGTGTTTGAAGAAAGACAGACCCACGATCGTGCAATGCAGGTAGTACAGACCCGTAATCTCCGGGAAACCCAGCTAGGAGGAGTGATCTTTGGTTGCAAGCATGAGACAATTGAAGAGTGCTTCAATAAACAGCTATTTG GTCTGCCTGCGTTGCATTATTCATATGTGAGGAATGTCAAAGCTGGCCTACCTTTATTTCTATTCAACTACACTGACAGAAAGCTGCATGGTGTTTTTGAGGCTGCCAGTCCTGGTCAGAACTCCATTGACCCATATGCTTGGAGTAATGATGGCACTTTAAGGACACCTTTTCCTGCACAG GTTCGCATTTGCACAAGGACTCGCTATCAGCCACTCTTTGAGGTCCAATATAAAAAAGTGATTCAAGATAACTATTATACACATCACTACTTCTATTTTGAGCTAGACCATGCACAAACTAGAGCTTTAATTGCTTTGTTCAAGTCAGTTGGTCCTCTCAATTTTAAGCAAGTCCCAGCTGTTTCAAGCAAAAGGAGTCTGGCTGTACCTTTACCATCAACTAACAGGATGTCATCAGGTATTCCTATCCAAAAGAAAGGCACAGCCAGTTTGAAGGACACAAATCCATCTAGTGTTCTATCAACTTCTTTACCATCAACTAAAAGGGTGGCACCAGTTACCCCGCACCAAAAGAAAGGCAGAGCCAATTCAAAGGACATCAACCCGTTTAGTGTTCTGTCAAGTTCAAGTGGAATTGTTCCAGATGACTGGGTTGATTCTGATGTGGATAGTGGCAGTGTTACTGGAACATCAGACAGCAAAACTGATGGGAAGACATCTGGAGAGCTAGTTTCCGACTGGGAGGATTTGGATGACAATGATTTTCAGAACCAGTTTGGTGCAGATGAGGCCAGTCAACATTCCTCGTACAAAAGTGTTGCTGACGGAATGGAGCTTATGCAGTGCAATCAATCGGTTGCCAATCCTGTGAATGGAGAACGGCATTCTTCTAATGGAGACATGCTTGTGAACTCACACAATGGAATAGGCAATGGGGTTCAAAATGAATCAGATGGTGTTGGGGTACAGCTTGAAAGATCGTCTATCCTGAAAAAACTGAAGGAGTTGGTTGACTTAAGACAACAGGCAGCACTATCATCCCATGATTTTGTTTATTCTAGTCCAGATGTGTATGTACCTGAAGAAGCACAGGTTAATGCGAACCTTTCTGGTCAGGATGAGTATGTACCTGAAAAAACACAGATCAGTGCAGATCTTTCTAGCCAAGATGAGTATGTGCCTGAAGAAACACGGGTCAACACAAGCCTTCCTAGTCAAGATGAATATGTTGCTGAAGAAATACAGGTCAATGCAAACCTTCCTAGTCAAGATGAATATGTACCTGAAGAAACACAGGTCAATGGAAGCTTTCCTTGCCAAGATCAAAAGGTTGCTGAAGAAACACATGTGAATGTAGACCTTCCTATTCAAGATCAATATGTACCTGAAGAAGCACAGGCCAATGCAAGCCTTTCTACTCCCAGCCATCATGTACCTGAAGAAACACAAGCCAATTCAAGCCTTTCCAACAAGCCACTATGTTCTACCGTGGAAGATAATTCATCTTTTGAGCAACATCATGCAAAGGCTGAG CTTCTACGAATCATCACTGAGTTAGCCAAGAAGGCTGATGCACTGGAGAAGAATCAG ATTAAATCAGATCAAGAAATAATTTCGTTGAAGGAAGTAGTTAAAGACTCTGGAAGAAAAGTTCAGCAACTGGAATATCGTATAGATGAGTTACAATTCAAATTTGACTCCTCCTTGTCCCTTCAAGGAAGCACGTGCGATAATCTGGACATGCCAGCAATATTCCTGATCGGTGGTTATAATGGTGTGACCTGGTTATCATCTCTTGATTCCTTTTCTCCAAAAAAAGACATCCTTGTGTCTCTCACATCGATGAGCTCTGCACGTTCATATGCATCTGTTGCCGCAATGGAAGGCTGTATATTTGTTTTTGGTGGTGGGGATGGGAGTTCATGGTATAACACAG CGGAATGCTATAATACAAGGAGTAATGAGTGGATGATATGCCCCTGTTTGAACCATGAGAAAGGATCTCTTGCTGGAGTAAGTCTTAATGGCAAAATATATGCGATGGGTGGAGATGGAACACAAACTTTTTCAGAAGTTGAGATGTTTGATCCTTTTCTTGGGAAGTGGATATGTAGTCCGTCTATGCTGCAACCA AGATTTGCTCTAGCAGCAGCAGAATCGAGTGGTGTCATCTATGTATCTGGTGGATTTGATGGTAGCAAGTACTTACA GTCAGCAGAAAGGTATGATCCAAGGGAGGGTTTCTGGGTTAAGCTTCCAAGCATGAAAGCAAGGAGAGGATGCCATGCTGTGGCTGTCCTGGGAGAAGTCCT ATATGCCATTGGAGGGTATGATGGGGACAGCATGGTTTCCAGTGTTGAGATCTTCGATCCTCGCCTCAACGCCTGGAGGATGGGTGATCCCATGAGCAACCCAAGAGGATACGCCTCGGCAGTTACTTTTGATGATAGCTTGTTTGTCCTCGGCGGTCTGCGGTCCAACGAACAGATACTGGACACT GTGGAAGTCTACAATGTGAACTCCGGCTGGTCAGTTCCAGGTTTCAATTCAATAGGGAAGAGATCTTTTGCATCTGCCATTGTCATGTGA
- the LOC123114142 gene encoding uncharacterized protein isoform X2: MQVVQTRNLRETQLGGVIFGCKHETIEECFNKQLFGLPALHYSYVRNVKAGLPLFLFNYTDRKLHGVFEAASPGQNSIDPYAWSNDGTLRTPFPAQVRICTRTRYQPLFEVQYKKVIQDNYYTHHYFYFELDHAQTRALIALFKSVGPLNFKQVPAVSSKRSLAVPLPSTNRMSSGIPIQKKGTASLKDTNPSSVLSTSLPSTKRVAPVTPHQKKGRANSKDINPFSVLSSSSGIVPDDWVDSDVDSGSVTGTSDSKTDGKTSGELVSDWEDLDDNDFQNQFGADEASQHSSYKSVADGMELMQCNQSVANPVNGERHSSNGDMLVNSHNGIGNGVQNESDGVGVQLERSSILKKLKELVDLRQQAALSSHDFVYSSPDVYVPEEAQVNANLSGQDEYVPEKTQISADLSSQDEYVPEETRVNTSLPSQDEYVAEEIQVNANLPSQDEYVPEETQVNGSFPCQDQKVAEETHVNVDLPIQDQYVPEEAQANASLSTPSHHVPEETQANSSLSNKPLCSTVEDNSSFEQHHAKAELLRIITELAKKADALEKNQIKSDQEIISLKEVVKDSGRKVQQLEYRIDELQFKFDSSLSLQGSTCDNLDMPAIFLIGGYNGVTWLSSLDSFSPKKDILVSLTSMSSARSYASVAAMEGCIFVFGGGDGSSWYNTAECYNTRSNEWMICPCLNHEKGSLAGVSLNGKIYAMGGDGTQTFSEVEMFDPFLGKWICSPSMLQPRFALAAAESSGVIYVSGGFDGSKYLQSAERYDPREGFWVKLPSMKARRGCHAVAVLGEVLYAIGGYDGDSMVSSVEIFDPRLNAWRMGDPMSNPRGYASAVTFDDSLFVLGGLRSNEQILDTVEVYNVNSGWSVPGFNSIGKRSFASAIVM, from the exons ATGCAGGTAGTACAGACCCGTAATCTCCGGGAAACCCAGCTAGGAGGAGTGATCTTTGGTTGCAAGCATGAGACAATTGAAGAGTGCTTCAATAAACAGCTATTTG GTCTGCCTGCGTTGCATTATTCATATGTGAGGAATGTCAAAGCTGGCCTACCTTTATTTCTATTCAACTACACTGACAGAAAGCTGCATGGTGTTTTTGAGGCTGCCAGTCCTGGTCAGAACTCCATTGACCCATATGCTTGGAGTAATGATGGCACTTTAAGGACACCTTTTCCTGCACAG GTTCGCATTTGCACAAGGACTCGCTATCAGCCACTCTTTGAGGTCCAATATAAAAAAGTGATTCAAGATAACTATTATACACATCACTACTTCTATTTTGAGCTAGACCATGCACAAACTAGAGCTTTAATTGCTTTGTTCAAGTCAGTTGGTCCTCTCAATTTTAAGCAAGTCCCAGCTGTTTCAAGCAAAAGGAGTCTGGCTGTACCTTTACCATCAACTAACAGGATGTCATCAGGTATTCCTATCCAAAAGAAAGGCACAGCCAGTTTGAAGGACACAAATCCATCTAGTGTTCTATCAACTTCTTTACCATCAACTAAAAGGGTGGCACCAGTTACCCCGCACCAAAAGAAAGGCAGAGCCAATTCAAAGGACATCAACCCGTTTAGTGTTCTGTCAAGTTCAAGTGGAATTGTTCCAGATGACTGGGTTGATTCTGATGTGGATAGTGGCAGTGTTACTGGAACATCAGACAGCAAAACTGATGGGAAGACATCTGGAGAGCTAGTTTCCGACTGGGAGGATTTGGATGACAATGATTTTCAGAACCAGTTTGGTGCAGATGAGGCCAGTCAACATTCCTCGTACAAAAGTGTTGCTGACGGAATGGAGCTTATGCAGTGCAATCAATCGGTTGCCAATCCTGTGAATGGAGAACGGCATTCTTCTAATGGAGACATGCTTGTGAACTCACACAATGGAATAGGCAATGGGGTTCAAAATGAATCAGATGGTGTTGGGGTACAGCTTGAAAGATCGTCTATCCTGAAAAAACTGAAGGAGTTGGTTGACTTAAGACAACAGGCAGCACTATCATCCCATGATTTTGTTTATTCTAGTCCAGATGTGTATGTACCTGAAGAAGCACAGGTTAATGCGAACCTTTCTGGTCAGGATGAGTATGTACCTGAAAAAACACAGATCAGTGCAGATCTTTCTAGCCAAGATGAGTATGTGCCTGAAGAAACACGGGTCAACACAAGCCTTCCTAGTCAAGATGAATATGTTGCTGAAGAAATACAGGTCAATGCAAACCTTCCTAGTCAAGATGAATATGTACCTGAAGAAACACAGGTCAATGGAAGCTTTCCTTGCCAAGATCAAAAGGTTGCTGAAGAAACACATGTGAATGTAGACCTTCCTATTCAAGATCAATATGTACCTGAAGAAGCACAGGCCAATGCAAGCCTTTCTACTCCCAGCCATCATGTACCTGAAGAAACACAAGCCAATTCAAGCCTTTCCAACAAGCCACTATGTTCTACCGTGGAAGATAATTCATCTTTTGAGCAACATCATGCAAAGGCTGAG CTTCTACGAATCATCACTGAGTTAGCCAAGAAGGCTGATGCACTGGAGAAGAATCAG ATTAAATCAGATCAAGAAATAATTTCGTTGAAGGAAGTAGTTAAAGACTCTGGAAGAAAAGTTCAGCAACTGGAATATCGTATAGATGAGTTACAATTCAAATTTGACTCCTCCTTGTCCCTTCAAGGAAGCACGTGCGATAATCTGGACATGCCAGCAATATTCCTGATCGGTGGTTATAATGGTGTGACCTGGTTATCATCTCTTGATTCCTTTTCTCCAAAAAAAGACATCCTTGTGTCTCTCACATCGATGAGCTCTGCACGTTCATATGCATCTGTTGCCGCAATGGAAGGCTGTATATTTGTTTTTGGTGGTGGGGATGGGAGTTCATGGTATAACACAG CGGAATGCTATAATACAAGGAGTAATGAGTGGATGATATGCCCCTGTTTGAACCATGAGAAAGGATCTCTTGCTGGAGTAAGTCTTAATGGCAAAATATATGCGATGGGTGGAGATGGAACACAAACTTTTTCAGAAGTTGAGATGTTTGATCCTTTTCTTGGGAAGTGGATATGTAGTCCGTCTATGCTGCAACCA AGATTTGCTCTAGCAGCAGCAGAATCGAGTGGTGTCATCTATGTATCTGGTGGATTTGATGGTAGCAAGTACTTACA GTCAGCAGAAAGGTATGATCCAAGGGAGGGTTTCTGGGTTAAGCTTCCAAGCATGAAAGCAAGGAGAGGATGCCATGCTGTGGCTGTCCTGGGAGAAGTCCT ATATGCCATTGGAGGGTATGATGGGGACAGCATGGTTTCCAGTGTTGAGATCTTCGATCCTCGCCTCAACGCCTGGAGGATGGGTGATCCCATGAGCAACCCAAGAGGATACGCCTCGGCAGTTACTTTTGATGATAGCTTGTTTGTCCTCGGCGGTCTGCGGTCCAACGAACAGATACTGGACACT GTGGAAGTCTACAATGTGAACTCCGGCTGGTCAGTTCCAGGTTTCAATTCAATAGGGAAGAGATCTTTTGCATCTGCCATTGTCATGTGA